From the genome of Mycobacterium kansasii ATCC 12478:
CGAACCGGCCTTCCGACCCGGGTGGGTAGCCGGTGAAGTCGCTGATGTCGGCGACGGCGAATGTGGCGTTGCTCAGCCCGCGTTTGGCGGCCTCGGCCCTGGCCAATTCGATGGCCGTCGGCGACAAGTCGAGTCCGACTGTGGTGTAGCCGAGTTCGGCCAGCTGCAGCGAGATCGCCGCCTCGCCGCATCCGGCGTCGAGGACGTCGCCGTGGAATTTGCCCTGCTCGATCAGCGCGGCTAGTTCGGGTTGCGGTTCGCCGATGCTCCACGGCGGTTTGGGTCCGGACCCCAGGCTGGGCACCTCACCGCGGTATGCGGATTCGAACGTGAAATCTCCTGGTGCGGTCATGATTATCCTCCTTGCGATCTGGTGAACAGCTCCCGATGGTCGGCGACCCAGGCGGCGAATGATTGAGCCGGGCGGCCCAAGATGTTCTCGACCTCACGCGTTACCGCAGCCGGCCCGTCAACGGTGGCCGAGAGAAACCCGATGTAGGCGTCCGCAAATCCCGGTGAAAACCCCAGTGCGACAAACTTATTCCGCACCTGTTCGGGCGGGACCTCCTGATAACGCAGGCGGCGATGCACAACGCTGCCGATCTCCGCCACCAGCTCCGCGTTGGTGAATGATTGCGGGCCGGTCAACGCAATCCTGCGGCCGACCAGCCTGTCGGTGAGCAACGCCTGCGCCGCCACCGCCGAGATGTCCTCCTCGACAATGGGTGCACAGGACGCGGCGGCGTACGGCCCCCTGACCACATCACCGGCCTGTAGCTGGGTGGACCACATGCCGACCAGGTTCGACACAAACATCGTCGGCCGCAGGCTCACCCATTCCAGGCCGGAGTCGACGGCCAGTTGCTCGACCTCCTGGTTGCGGTCTCCGCGAAAGCGTGACGGCTGCACCGAGAAGTCGTCGTCGGCGTTGATCGCCGAGAGCACCACCAGTCGCGTCACCC
Proteins encoded in this window:
- a CDS encoding class I SAM-dependent methyltransferase, translating into MTAPGDFTFESAYRGEVPSLGSGPKPPWSIGEPQPELAALIEQGKFHGDVLDAGCGEAAISLQLAELGYTTVGLDLSPTAIELARAEAAKRGLSNATFAVADISDFTGYPPGSEGRFGTIVDSTLFHSLPVEAREGYLQSVVRAAAPGASYFVLVFDRASMPEGPANAVTEDELRELVGRYWAIDEIKPARLHGNLPESFSALPLGDLRDEPNGRKSVPGWLLSAHLP
- a CDS encoding NAD(P)H-binding protein, whose translation is MTTILVTGATGNVGRPLVTALADAGVTVRAVSRHPDSAGLPAGVAVLTSAADGLRGADAVFLNSRALGDHLVAVVDRARDEGVTRLVVLSAINADDDFSVQPSRFRGDRNQEVEQLAVDSGLEWVSLRPTMFVSNLVGMWSTQLQAGDVVRGPYAAASCAPIVEEDISAVAAQALLTDRLVGRRIALTGPQSFTNAELVAEIGSVVHRRLRYQEVPPEQVRNKFVALGFSPGFADAYIGFLSATVDGPAAVTREVENILGRPAQSFAAWVADHRELFTRSQGG